The nucleotide sequence ACGCCACCGGTGTGCATTACCCCGACTCCGCACTGCGCGGACTGCTCACCGACCCCGCACACGAGGTGCTGGTCATCACGATGGCCGACCGGTTCGGTCCGCACGGGGCCGTCGGCATCGTGCTGCTGGAACGGCACCCCGCGGTGTGGCATCTGAAACTGCTGGCCACCTCGTGCCGCGTGGTCTCCTACGGCGCCGGGTCCACCCTGCTGAGCTGGCTGGCCGATCAGGCGGCGCAGGCCGGGGTGCACCTGGCCGCCGACTTCCGGCGCACCGATCGCAACCGGATGATGGAGGTCGCCTACCGCTTCGCCGGGTTCGCCGACACCACCTGCGCCTGCACCGTCGCCCTCGCGGTCCCCGACGAGGAGGGGGTCGAACGCCTCCACCTCACCCCCGCGTGCCAGCCGGCTCCGACGACGCTGCGGCTGACGGCGCCTGAGCTCGCCGACGCGGCGCTGCCGCGCTCCCGGTGACCGGCGGGCGTCTTCCGCCCCGCATCCTCGCGTTCGCCTCCGACTGGTTTGGGTGATCACTGTGCTTGTGCTCGGGCTCAACGGCAACTTCTCCGCCGCGGACACCGATGTGGTGCCGCAGCTCGGAGAGGTGTTCTTTCATGACTCGGCGGCTTCCTTGATCCGCGACGGCGAACTCGTGGCCGCCGTGGAGGAGGAGCGGCTCAACCGGATCAAGAAGACAACCAAATTTCCCCTCAACGCGGTCCGTGAGTGCCTGGCCCTGGCCGGTGCGCGGCCCGAGGACGTCGACGCGGTGGGCTACTACTTTCCCGAGAACCACATCGACACCGTCCTCAACCACCTCTACACCGAATATCCGAGGGCGCCCCTGCGCTACTCCCGGGAGCTGATCCGGCAGCGGCTGAAGGAGGGCCTGGGCTGGGACCTGCCGGACGAGAAGCTGGTGTACGTGCCGCACCACGAGGCGCACGCGTACTCCTCGTATCTGCACTCCGGCATGGACTCCGCACTGGTCCTGGTGCTGGACGGCCGTGGCGAACTGCACTCCGGCACCGTCTACCGCGCCGAGGGCACGCGGCTGGAGAAGCTGGCCGACTACCCGGTGCCCAAGTCGCTCGGCGGGCTCTACCTGAACGCCACCTATCTGCTCGGCTACGGCTTCGGCGACGAGTACAAGGTGATGGGTCTGGCCCCCTGGGGCAACCCGGAGACCTACCGCGACACCTTCGCCAAGCTCTACACCCTCCAGGACAACGGCGAGTACGAGCTGCACGGCAACATCATGGTGCCGAACCTGGTCAGCCCGCTGTTCTACGCCGAGGGCTTCCGGCCGCGCCGCAAGGGCGAGCCGTTCACCCAAGCGCACCGCGACTTCGCCGCCGCGCTCCAGGAGACGGTCGAGAAGATCGTGCTGCACATCCTCGAATACTGGGCGAAGACCAGCGGCCACTCCCGCCTGTGCTTCGGCGGTGGCGTCGCCCACAACTCCAGCCTCAACGGGCTGATCCTCAAGTCCGGACTCTTCGACGAGGTGTTCGTGCACCCCGCCTCGCACGACGCGGGCGCGGGCGAGGGCGCCGCCTACGCCGCGGCGGCGAGCCTTGGCACGCTGGAGCGCCCGGGGAAGCGGCTGCTCAGCGCGAGCCTCGGCCCGGCACTGGGCGGCCGGGAGCAGATCAGGGCACGGTTGGCCGACTGGGCGCCGCTGATCGATGTGGAGTTCCCGGACGACGCCGTGGAGACCGCGGCCGGACTCCTCGCCGAGGGACAGGTGCTCGGCTGGGCGTACGGCCGCTCCGAGTTCGGCCCCCGCGCCCTGGGCCACCGCAGCATCGTCGCGGACGCACGCCCCGAGGAGAACCGGACCCGCATCAACGCGATGGTGAAGAAGCGCGAGGGCTTCCGGCCGTTCGCCCCGGTGGTCACCGCCGAAGCCGCCCGCGACTACTTCGACCTCTCCGGCGCGGATGGCAACCACGAGTTCATGTCCTTCGTGGTGCCGGTGCTGCCGGAGCGGCGTACGGAACTCGGCGCGGTCACCCACGTGGACGGCACCGCCCGGGTACAGGTCGTCTCCGCCGAGTCCGGCGAGCGGTTCCACCGCCTGGTGCGGCGATTCGGCGAACTGACCGGCACCCCCGTGCTCCTCAACACCTCCTTCAACAACAACGCCGAACCCATCGTGCAGAGCCTCGACGACGTGGTCACCAGCTTCCTGACCACCGACCTGGACGTTCTGGTGGTGGAGGACTGCCTGGTACGCGGCAAAGCCTCGCCCGACCTGGGCGTTCTGGTGCCGCGGTTCCGCCCGGTGACCCGGCTGGTCGAGCGCAGGACGGCCGGTCCGGACGCCTCGGCGGGAGCCAAGACCCACGAGATCCACCTCGACTACGACGGCGGCCCGTCCGCGAAGGTGTCGCCCGAGCTGTACGAACTGCTCGGCGCGGTCGACGGCACCACCACCCTCGGGGATCTGGCCAAGACCGTGGGCGGGCTGTCGGACGCACTGGCCACCGAGGTGTTCGCCCTGTGGGAGCAGCGGTTCCTCACCCTGGCCCCGGCCGGGGACATAGGGCCGTTGGCCGACGACGGTACGCGGGGGCACTGACCCGATGGCGGCGGACCCGATCACCGAAGCGCACCGGGATATCACCCGGCTGCTGACGAAACTGGGCCGATCCTCCGGCACACGCCCGGACGCCCTCGTGGAGGCGTGCGTCGCCTGCCTGGAGGCCGCCCAGTGCACCTCGGCCGCCGTCACCGGCCAGATACACCCTGACACCGGCGCGCAGGAAGCGTTGCACGCGGTCAACGCGGCGGCCCTGGCCATCAGATACGCCCTGGTCAAGGCGGGCGACGAACGCCGCCGCGCGGCGGGGACGGGGGAGAGCGTCACTTCGGACACCTAATCGCTCCGGTGGATATGACCTGACCTGCCGTCGATCTTCCGCGGCGCCGTCGTGGCTGGTCGCGCCCACCCGGCGGAGCCGCACATCGACACAGCCCCGCGCCCCTTGCTGGCGCCTCACCCGAGGTGCCATCAGACCCCGCCCCCGGCCGCGAAGCCGGATGCGGGGTCTTCGCACGCCACCGCGTGTGCTTCTGGTGCGCCGAGCTGCCGCGAAACGCCGAGCGACCCGGCGATGTCGCCCCAGGACCAGCCGAGTTCACGCGCCCGGTCGACCTGAAGCGCCTCCATCTCGTCGACGAGCCTCCGCAGCGCTCGTACGGCGGCCGGCGCCATCAGCCCGGAGGCCGTGCGCCGCATGCCGGAAGCCGCGCGGGGCTCCTTGAGGCTTCGACGGCCGCAGGGCCGTGAAAGCAACTGGTCCCTTCCCTCAGGGAACTTGGGGGAAGGGACCAGCCATGCCCAGGCAGGGGAGCCTTACGAAGGAGTGGGTGACGGGCTCAGCTGGGTGGCCAAGTCGTCTACGAGAGAGAGGAGTTCGCCCTCGTCCTCCGCGATGCCGAACAGGTAGAAGTCCGGGCGTACCAGTACCGCCAGCGCGTCCATCTCCGACAGATAGGACAGGTACCGGTCCTCCACGTCCAGCGCGTCCCGTGGCCCCAGGGCGGCCGGGGGCGTGTCCGCGGGGACCATGCGCACCAGTCGGGTGCCGATGCTGTCGAGGAATGTCAGCCGCCGCGCGTCCAGCGCGGGGAACACGTCCTCGGCGTAGAGGAGGACGAAACCGGTGCCCACCACGTCGTCGAACAGGCCGGTGGTTCCCGCGCGGCACACTCGCCACTGGGGGCCCGCCTGGCCGGCGTACGGTGCCGGGCGGCCCTGACCGTCCTGCCGTAGCAGCCCGTCCACGAGCGGCCTCACCACGGAACGGCGGGCGGCACTCGGGCCGATGTTGCGTTTGCGCGCGGCCAGCATCGCCGCGTCACGGTCCGCCGCCGCGGCCGGGTCCGCCATGCACACCACCCGGCCCAGGCCCACCGACATCTCCACCGCGTGCCGCACGTGTGCCCGCCGCTCGGTGGTGTAGGTGTCCAGCAGCGTCGGCGCCGCGTGTCCGCCCAGGACCAGGTCCAGTTTCCAGGCCAGATTGGCCGCGTCACGGAATCCGGAGCACATGCCCTGCCCCGCGAACGGCGGCATGAGGTGTGCCGAGTCCCCGGCCAGCACCATCCGTCCGGTCCGCCAGCGCTCCGCCCAGCGGGCCTGGAAGGTGTAGACCGCGTGCCGGTCCAGAACGCCGTTCTCGGGCGTCACATCGAACAGCCGCAGCAGCTCCCAGGCGCTCTCCACGGTGCCGAAGTGTTCGGGGTCGTCCGCGGGCACCCGCATGAACTCGTACCGCCGGTGGCCAGGACCCGCGGACACCGCCGTCCGGGGGCGCGCCGGATCGCAGATCTCCAGGTTGTTCGGCCGGAACTCGCGGTGCTCGTGCAACCGCACATCGCAGATCAGCCAGTCGTACGAGAAGTCGAGGTCCGTCATGGTGGTGCCGACGCCCGTCCTTACCAGGCTGTTCGCGCCGTCGCAGCCGACCACCCACAGCGCGGTGAGGTCCGTCTTCTCCCCGTCCGGGCCGACCACGGTCAAGGTCACATGGTCGCCGTCGTCCGCGAGTCCCACCGCCTCGTATCCGCGCAGGATCCGCAGCGGCGGCAGCGTCTCCCCGTGCTCGATCAGCGCGGACTCCAGGGCGGGCTGATACGCCGACAAAGCCTCCGGCCAGGTGCAGTGCCCCCGGTCGGCCACCTCGTGGTCGATCAGCGTCTCGCCCTTCGTGTTCTGCCAGGCGTGGTCCCGCGCGGGTTCGGTGAACTTGTCGAGCGAGTCGCCGATCCCGGCCGAGGCCAGAAGGCGCGCGGCCTCACTGTCGAACCCGACCGCCCGGGGGTGCCGGTACGGCTCCGGCCAGCGCTCCACGACCGTCACGCGCCGCCCGCGCTGGGCCAGTAGCACCGACAGTAGCTGGCCCACCGGTCCGTAGCCGACGATCAGCACCTCGGCCTCGAGGCTGTCCGTTTCCCGCGCGGTGTCCACTGCCGCCTCCTTCCCGGTCATGCGCCCGCCAGGATCAGGTCGACCACGTCTTGGAATTCGTCCGCCTTCACCAGCACCTTGGTGCGCTCCACCCCGTCCTCGACGGTGAAGTAGCGCCTGCCGATCAGCACGATCTTCCCGTTGTCCGTGGCCCGGCTGCGGAAGGTGGTCCCGGCGAGCACCGAGTCCTGTGCGTAGTCGTCCAGGCTGTCCAGCCGCACCGCGTCCCAGCCGGACGGATCGGCCAGCTCCGGCCGGAACCGGTACACCGGCTGCCAGTCGCTCCCCTTGGGCCGCCGTTCCACCACCCGGTAGCCGTCGTGTTCGGTCACGCGGTACGAGCAGCCGTACTGGTGCTGCTCTTCTTCGGACAGGTACAACGGCTCCGAATAGGACGGCCCGGGGAAGCCCACGTCCACGAGGTGGGTCCGGCCATCGAGGTGGACCAGGTCGAAGGTGTGCTCCCGCTCCGGGCCGAAGGTCCCGTTCGCCTGCCGCACCGCCGCCGCCACCATGCGCACGTCGTAGCCGAGCTCCGCCAGCAGCGTGTGGAACAACCGGTTGAGCTCGTAGCACACTCCGCCATGGCCCTCGGTCACCACATGCCCGAACACCAGGTCCAGCGGGACGTTCGTCAGATGCCGCGAGGCCGGGAGCCGGTCGGGGGCTGTGGAGTTGTCGTACGGGACCGCCATGAGATGCCGTTTGTGCAGATGACGGAGGGTGTCGAGGGTCGGTGGGGGCGTCCCCTCCACCCCGATGCGCCGCAGATACTTCGCCACGTCGAACATGCTTTGTCTCACCTCTCCGTGCTCTGGTCGTCGTCTTCCGCCGCTT is from Streptomyces hygroscopicus and encodes:
- a CDS encoding GdmN — encoded protein: MITVLVLGLNGNFSAADTDVVPQLGEVFFHDSAASLIRDGELVAAVEEERLNRIKKTTKFPLNAVRECLALAGARPEDVDAVGYYFPENHIDTVLNHLYTEYPRAPLRYSRELIRQRLKEGLGWDLPDEKLVYVPHHEAHAYSSYLHSGMDSALVLVLDGRGELHSGTVYRAEGTRLEKLADYPVPKSLGGLYLNATYLLGYGFGDEYKVMGLAPWGNPETYRDTFAKLYTLQDNGEYELHGNIMVPNLVSPLFYAEGFRPRRKGEPFTQAHRDFAAALQETVEKIVLHILEYWAKTSGHSRLCFGGGVAHNSSLNGLILKSGLFDEVFVHPASHDAGAGEGAAYAAAASLGTLERPGKRLLSASLGPALGGREQIRARLADWAPLIDVEFPDDAVETAAGLLAEGQVLGWAYGRSEFGPRALGHRSIVADARPEENRTRINAMVKKREGFRPFAPVVTAEAARDYFDLSGADGNHEFMSFVVPVLPERRTELGAVTHVDGTARVQVVSAESGERFHRLVRRFGELTGTPVLLNTSFNNNAEPIVQSLDDVVTSFLTTDLDVLVVEDCLVRGKASPDLGVLVPRFRPVTRLVERRTAGPDASAGAKTHEIHLDYDGGPSAKVSPELYELLGAVDGTTTLGDLAKTVGGLSDALATEVFALWEQRFLTLAPAGDIGPLADDGTRGH
- a CDS encoding GdmM, whose amino-acid sequence is MTGKEAAVDTARETDSLEAEVLIVGYGPVGQLLSVLLAQRGRRVTVVERWPEPYRHPRAVGFDSEAARLLASAGIGDSLDKFTEPARDHAWQNTKGETLIDHEVADRGHCTWPEALSAYQPALESALIEHGETLPPLRILRGYEAVGLADDGDHVTLTVVGPDGEKTDLTALWVVGCDGANSLVRTGVGTTMTDLDFSYDWLICDVRLHEHREFRPNNLEICDPARPRTAVSAGPGHRRYEFMRVPADDPEHFGTVESAWELLRLFDVTPENGVLDRHAVYTFQARWAERWRTGRMVLAGDSAHLMPPFAGQGMCSGFRDAANLAWKLDLVLGGHAAPTLLDTYTTERRAHVRHAVEMSVGLGRVVCMADPAAAADRDAAMLAARKRNIGPSAARRSVVRPLVDGLLRQDGQGRPAPYAGQAGPQWRVCRAGTTGLFDDVVGTGFVLLYAEDVFPALDARRLTFLDSIGTRLVRMVPADTPPAALGPRDALDVEDRYLSYLSEMDALAVLVRPDFYLFGIAEDEGELLSLVDDLATQLSPSPTPS
- a CDS encoding GdmF; its protein translation is MFDVAKYLRRIGVEGTPPPTLDTLRHLHKRHLMAVPYDNSTAPDRLPASRHLTNVPLDLVFGHVVTEGHGGVCYELNRLFHTLLAELGYDVRMVAAAVRQANGTFGPEREHTFDLVHLDGRTHLVDVGFPGPSYSEPLYLSEEEQHQYGCSYRVTEHDGYRVVERRPKGSDWQPVYRFRPELADPSGWDAVRLDSLDDYAQDSVLAGTTFRSRATDNGKIVLIGRRYFTVEDGVERTKVLVKADEFQDVVDLILAGA